The following proteins are co-located in the Calliphora vicina chromosome 2, idCalVici1.1, whole genome shotgun sequence genome:
- the LOC135950896 gene encoding uncharacterized protein LOC135950896, which produces MPSLKSMAASFMRYIQVDLASFEDNYKKTVDEYLTLAAIQYQKRELEEIWDKISTRYEWVRESELMDDPEKAATINIDELTREYAKAKSLFRSRIISIDAALAEATRLETLKNSPPTPSTPPTPVTHSAPSSSFSVPPCDMQDFHGDYKSWTSFRDMFKAIYGNNSRLSGVEKLFYLKQKTRGEAKEIVDSAPLTNDGFVIAWTLLTSQYENKRMQINAQLKTLFNLPYVNVQCGVAIRKLQRKINSCISNLNTLDIDTDNWDPIFVYLCSSKLPKETLEDFEKTLRDSSNIPCWTEMDIFLTNTYKGLESVNDIKNPNTYPRNKQNSDNKNQNERKGNTFVNNVTQEPKKDTHAKRKPQPEQNPSNSTRTQNTSKLNGSVCKLCKANHTLRDCPSFISMGVAERINFVKQNGCCYNCLAISHGIKECHSTFTCRHCGGRHNSLLHRPSSNSNTHASTNSNPTDEQPSTSTRNVSQSFSTLTNQTDGVLDDRKKLLGTAVLNVQVQGSIFPARALIDPASDFSFISDQFRRKLHIPTQPIIAEISGLNEVVSARSNKMCEVTLRSNTQRNFSLEIQAIVVKTLTRTLPTQSINPNIIKDLEQIQLADPRFYESRPIDFIIGSDFYPQILKSGVKKDFLNTLIAQDTEFGWILTGPVEETHRTQTIVSYFSAVTLNKCLTKFWEIEEIPQKPIKSVEETVCENIFTKTTQRLPNGRYQVDLPFRTPQLELGNSRHVAMAQYLRNEKNLMKNPTLKSEYDNALQEYVDLGHMKAVNFNPNSSSTTYYYLPHHAVVKPDRVTTKVRVVFNASSKTSNGNSLNDALFIGPTLQQDLSIVILKWRFYKIVFNADITKMYRYRQILLNTTHTPFQRILFRKSVNEPIKDYELQTVTFGVNCAPYLAIRTLLELAKEVETTHPIASHILKNNMYVDDVLSGAHTIEDAKFAQNEMITVLDSAGFPLRKWISNSPDLLNILPKDHLLDVDLLTLPDSHNTKTLGIRWNAKEDFFFFSVPTIEKRNAYTKRSVLSDIARLFDPAGWLAPIVVSAKIIMQQVWQDNTDWDECLKPLTLTKWLNFLKFYDDINKIRIPRWINFKPTSKIEFHGFSDASEKAYSAVLYVRVTPIDGPNIITLLFAKTRVAPIKVLSIPRLELLYFWTDSTIVLAWLSKHPKSWETFVAHRVATISDTVGVNNWNHVVSHENPADLASRGCTAEELIDNSLWWTGPSWLKKSASKWPTMTQPFITQAETAQSYANTVTTQIDILKDFSKWSRALRVFSYVYRFYDRISRTRRKLNQHQKVELDRVTHSEPRDRLKVLFTHPSIQLDAEEITNTKDKLIIICQTLYYPEEYICLQRKTPLPGKSTLITLTPYLDSKNIIRANGRLAKSSCLSYDERHPIILPYKSCFTRLLTSHVHLITLHGGNQAMLRVIRSGYWIPKLKNLIRFIVDKCTQCTRYRHRQTTQLMAALPPERTQLSRPFCNTGVDFAGPFDIKTYAARACKVTKGYVCVFVCFATKAIHLEPTSDLSTQAFMAAFARFFSRRGCPAAIYSDNGTNFVGACQLLKKERQEFFKQLRSSVIAANSFQNLIWHFIPPGAPHMGGLWEAGVKSFKSHLKKSTTTRHTFEEFATLLARIEGCLNSRPLSSSSENSHDLNPLTPGHFLIGSPMLTPAEPDCSDGNVTIANRWQKLRIQHHHFCRRWKDEYLKELHKRYKWKYPQREIAVDDLVVIKHDNIPPNEWSLGRVVKTVPGSDGRIRVVELRTSTGSLIRPITKVVVLPTS; this is translated from the exons atgcccTCCTTAAAATCAATGGCCGCAAGTTTCATGCGCTATATCCAAGTGGATTTAGCTTCCTTTGAAGACAATTACAAGAAGACCGTCGATGAATATCTCACCCTAGCCGCTATCCAGTACCAAAAACGAGAACTGGAGGAAATATGGGACAAGATTTCCACCAGATATGAATGGGTTCGAGAATCTGAACTAATGGATGACCCCGAGAAAGCTGCTACCATCAACATAGATGAACTCACCCGAGAATACGCCAAAGCCAAATCTCTGTTCAGATCTCGAATTATTTCCATTGATGCAGCACTAGCAGAAGCAACCCGACTGGAAACCTTGAAAAATTCCCCTCCTACCCCTTCTACTCCTCCTACCCCTGTAACCCACTCAGCACCTAGCTCATCATTTAGCGTACCCCCTTGCGACATGCAAGATTTCCATGGCGATTACAAATCTTGGACATCTTTCCGAGATATGTTCAAAGCCATTTATGGTAATAACTCTCGCCTTAGTGGggtagaaaaattgttttacttaaaacaaaaaacccgCGGGGAGGCCAAAGAAATAGTTGACAGTGCGCCATTGACAAACGATGGCTTTGTTATCGCTTGGACACTGCTAACTTCTCAATATGAGAATAAACGCATGCAAATTAATGCACAATTGAAAACTTTATTCAATCTACCATATGTCAATGTCCAATGTGGTGTAGCTATTCGTAAATTACagagaaaaataaatagttgtATTTCAAATCTAAATACACTAGATATTGATACAGATAATTGGGATCCAATTTTCGTATATCTCTGTTCGTCTAAACTGCCCAAAGAAACACTCGAAGATTTTGAGAAAACCCTAAGAGACAGTTCCAATATACCCTGTTGGACTGAAATGGACATATTTTTGACAAACACATATAAAGGACTTGAATCTGTTAATGATATCAAGAATCCAAACACATACccaagaaataaacaaaattctgaCAATAAGAACCAAAATGAGCGAAAAGGCAATACATTTGTAAATAATGTTACCCAAGAACCCAAAAAAGATACCCATGCCAAGAGAAAGCCTCAACCCGAACAAAATCCTTCAAACTCCACCCGAACCCAAAACACTAGTAAGCTCAATGGCTCTGTATGTAAGCTTTGTAAAGCAAATCATACTTTGAGAGATTGCCCCTCCTTTATCTCAATGGGAGTAGCCGAaaggattaattttgttaaacaaaatggcTGTTGCTATAATTGTCTAGCGATTTCTCACGGCATTAAAGAATGTCACAGTACCTTTACTTGTAGACATTGTGGCGGAAGACATAACTCTCTTCTTCACAGACCCTCGTCGAACTCTAATACACACGCTAGTACGAACTCTAACCCGACAGATGAACAACCATCAACATCAACACGGAATGTGTCGCAGTCGTTTTCAACACTGACCAACCAAACTGATGGCGTATTAGATGACCGGAAAAAACTTTTAGGGACAGCTGTTTTAAATGTCCAAGTTCAGGGTTCTATATTTCCAGCGCGAGCTCTAATAGACCCAGCGTCagatttttcgtttatttctgATCAGTTCAGACGAAAATTACACATACCCACACAACCCATAATAGCTGAAATATCTGGTTTGAACGAAGTTGTATCAGCTCGTTCAAACAAAATGTGTGAAGTTACTCTTAGGTCCAATACCCAAAGAAACTTTAGTTTAGAAATCCAAGCGATAGTGGTCAAAACGCTAACTAGAACATTACCCACCCAAAGTATAAACCCAAATATCATAAAAGATTTAGAACAGATTCAGTTAGCAGACCCAAGGTTTTACGAAAGTAGACCTATCGACTTCATTATAGGAAGTGATTTCTACCCACAGATTTTAAAATCTGGCGTTAAGAAAGATTTTCTTAACACACTAATAGCTCAAGATACCGAATTTGGTTGGATCTTGACTGGACCTGTCGAAGAGACTCACAGAACCCAAACAATAGTTTCATATTTCAGCGCAGTTACACTTAATAAATGCTTAACAAAGTTTTGGGAAATTGAAGAAATCCCACAAAAACCCATTAAGTCGGTAGAAGAAActgtatgtgaaaatattttcacgAAAACCACCCAACGCTTACCCAATGGCCGTTATCAAGTAGATCTTCCGTTTCGAACCCCGCAGCTAGAGTTAGGAAACTCACGCCATGTGGCAATGGCACAATATTTAAGAAACGAGAAGAATTTGATGAAGAATCCTACTTTAAAGTCTGAGTACGATAACGCTCTGCAAGAATATGTTGACTTAGGTCACATGAAAGCAGTTAATTTTAACCCAAACAGTTCTTCCACGACTTATTATTATCTACCCCATCATGCTGTTGTCAAACCCGATCGTGTTACGACAAAAGTTCGAGTAGTTTTTAATGCTTCTAGCAAAACTTCGAACGGCAACAGCTTAAATGATGCTCTATTTATTGGTCCCACATTACAACAGGATTTATCTATTGTAATATTAAAATGGCGCTTTTATAAGATCGTTTTTAATGCCGATATTACAAAAATGTACAGGTACAGACAGATCTTATTGAACACTACCCACACCCCGTTTCAGCGAATATTATTTCGTAAAAGCGTTAATGAACCCATAAAGGACTATGAACTTCAAACAGTCACGTTCGGAGTTAATTGCGCACCTTATCTAGCAATTAGAACTCTTCTTGAACTGGCTAAAGAAGTTGAAACTACCCACCCGATTGCATCTCATATATTGAAAAACAATATGTATGTTGACGATGTTTTGTCTGGTGCCCATACAATTGAAGATGCAAAATTTGCTCAAAATGAAATGATTACGGTGTTAGATTCCGCAGGATTTCCGTTGAGGAAATGGATATCAAACTCACCTGATCTGTTAAACATTTTACCCAAAGACCATTTACTCGATGTGGATTTACTAACCCTTCCAGATTCCCATAATACTAAAACCCTAGGTATTCGATGGAATGCAAAAGAAGATTTCTTTTTCTTTAGCGTACCCACTATCGAGAAGAGAAATGCTTACACAAAACGCTCAGTCTTATCTGATATCGCTCGTCTGTTTGATCCAGCGGGCTGGTTAGCACCAATTGTTGTGTCTGCTAAGATCATCATGCAACAAGTATGGCAGGATAACACAGACTGGGATGAATGTCTAAAACCACTGACCCTTACAAAATGGTTGaacttcttaaaattttatgatgatataaataaaattcgaatCCCAAGATGGATTAATTTTAAACCCACAtcaaaaatagaatttcatGGCTTTTCTGATGCTTCAGAAAAAGCTTACTCAGCAGTTTTATATGTGCGAGTTACACCCATTGATGGCCCAAATATAATTACCCTACTCTTCGCTAAAACACGAGTTGCGCCCATTAAAGTTCTGTCAATACCCAGATTAGAACTAT TATATTTTTGGACAGATTCAACAATTGTTTTAGCTTGGCTTAGTAAACATCCAAAATCATGGGAAACATTTGTCGCTCATCGTGTTGCTACTATATCGGACACCGTCGGAGTGAACAACTGGAACCACGTCGTGTCGCACGAAAATCCAGCCGATCTTGCCAGCCGTGGATGTACTGCCGAAGAGCTGATAGACAACAGTTTATGGTGGACCGGACCCTCATGGCTAAAGAAATCTGCGTCCAAATGGCCAACTATGACACAACCCTTCATAACTCAAGCTGAAACTGCTCAAAGTTACGCAAACACAGTAACAACCCAAATAGACATTCTTAaggatttttcaaaatggtctaGAGCTCTTCGAGTCTTTTCATATGTTTATCGTTTCTATGATCGAATCTCTCGTACCCGCAGAAAGTTGAACCAGCATCAAAAAGTAGAACTCGACCGAGTTACACATTCTGAACCCAGAGACAGACTTAAAGTTCTGTTCACACACCCTAGTATTCAACTGGATGCAGAAGAGATTACTAATACAAAAGATAAACTTATAATAATATGTCAGACTCTATATTACCCTGaagaatatatttgtttacagaGGAAAACTCCACTACCCGGAAAAAGTACTCTTATTACCCTAACACCCTATTTAGATTCGAAGAACATTATACGTGCAAATGGTCGTTTAGCAAAATCAAGCTGTTTATCATATGATGAAAGACACCCAATTATATTACCCTACAAAAGTTGTTTTACAAGATTGTTGACAAGTCACGTTCACTTAATAACTCTACACGGAGGAAATCAAGCTATGCTGCGAGTTATACGATCGGGCTATTGGATTCCAAAGCTCAAAAATCTTATACGCTTCATAGTTGATAAATGTACCCAGTGCACAAGATATAGACATCGCCAAACTACCCAATTAATGGCGGCTTTACCTCCAGAACGTACTCAATTGTCGAGACCCTTTTGCAACACTGGAGTTGATTTTGCTGGACCGTTTGACATAAAAACGTATGCTGCCCGAGCATGTAAAGTCACCAAAGGTTACGTCTGTGTCTTCGTATGCTTTGCAACAAAAGCAATTCATTTAGAACCAACGTCAGACCTATCTACCCAAGCATTCATGGCTGCTTTCGCCCGATTTTTTTCGAGGCGGGGATGCCCTGCCGCTATATATTCAGACAACGGTACTAACTTTGTTGGTGCTTGTCAACTACTCAAGAAAGAGCGACAGGAATTCTTTAAACAATTGAGAAGTTCTGTTATTGCAGCTAATAGTTTTCAAAACTTGATTTGGCACTTCATTCCACCCGGAGCTCCACACATGGGAGGCTTATGGGAAGCTGGAGTCAAAAGCTTCAAAAGCCACCTGAAGAAATCAACAACAACCCGACACACATTTGAAGAGTTCGCTACCCTTCTGGCAAGGATTGAAGGGTGTCTTAACTCAAGACCACTCAGCTCATCAAGTGAGAACTCACACGATTTAAACCCATTAACCCCAGGTCATTTTTTGATAGGTTCACCCATGTTAACACCTGCCGAACCCGATTGTAGTGATGGAAACGTTACTATAGCAAATAGATGGCAAAAACTGAGGATTCAACATCACCACTTCTGTCGAAGATGGAAAGATGAATACCTCAAAGAGTTACACAAGAGATATAAGTGGAAATACCCTCAGAGAGAAATTGCAGTAGATGATTTAGTTGTCATTAAACACGACAACATACCTCCGAACGAATGGTCGCTTGGTCGTGTCGTTAAAACTGTTCCCGGTTCTGATGGACGTATCAGAGTCGTTGAACTGAGAACCTCAACAGGAAGTTTAATCCGACCGATAACTAAAGTTGTCGTTTTACCCACTAGTTAG